From the Streptococcus sp. 29887 genome, one window contains:
- a CDS encoding phage holin has protein sequence MRKINWGVRLRNKTFWWTLMPLIVLLTQQLGFNWVPKDWETTFGTIMSILTVVGVINDPTTNGIADSEQALHYYEPKVD, from the coding sequence ATGCGTAAAATCAATTGGGGTGTACGACTCCGAAATAAGACATTTTGGTGGACCTTAATGCCATTGATTGTGCTATTGACACAGCAATTAGGCTTTAATTGGGTGCCGAAGGATTGGGAAACCACTTTTGGCACAATCATGTCCATCTTAACCGTGGTCGGTGTCATCAACGACCCGACAACTAACGGGATTGCTGATAGCGAACAGGCTCTACACTACTACGAGCCGAAGGTGGACTGA